The DNA region GCAATGGATGCTGGAAAGCCAGGACTGGAACACCGGAGCTGCCTATTCCTTCCTCTACATCCTGCTGTGCATGGTCGTCGTGTTGCTGGTCATGTGGATCTTCAAGGTCAAGCTCAGCGATATCGCGAAGTAGGGGCAAACCGATGAACAAGAAAAGCAATCTGCTCTATCACCTCTACTTCGGGGCCTTCCTGTTCTACATGTTCGCGCCGCTGGCGATCATGGGCGGGGCGGCGTTCAACGACAACAAGTTGCCCTCGGTCTATCCGTGGAAGGGCTTCACCGAGCGCTGGTTCGTCGACCTGATGAATGACCAGGTCATGTGGACCTCGCTGCGCAACACGATCCTGGTGGCGCTGGCCGTCGTCATCATCTCGTTGCCGATCGGGACGGCGGGGGCGATCCTGGTGAACTCGATCGCGGGCCGGGTGCGAGCCGTGCTGTATGTGGTGATGGTGGCGCCGATCCTGATGCCGGGCGCGGTGATCGGGATTTCCACCCTGCTCTTCTGGAACAACGTCTCGGTGCCGCCGGGTTTGCATCTTTCGGTGCTGGGGCAGGTGTCCTATATCGCGGCCTTCGTGATGCTATTGGTGCTGGCACGGTTGCAGAGCTTTGACCAGGCGCTGGAAGAGGCGGCGCTTGACCTTGGTGCAAGCCATGCCCAGGTGCTGCGCCGGGTGCTGCTGCCGCATCTGTCGCCGGCGCTTTATGCCGGGGCGGCCATCGCCTTCTTCCAGTCCATCGAGAACTTCAACGTGACGCTGTTCACGCGGGGCACGTCGAACACGCTGACGGTCTATGTGTTCTCGAAGGTGCGGTCTGGCATCACGCCGACGATCAACGCACTGGCGCTGATGCTGATTGCGGTGACGGCGATTCTGGCGCTGGTCTACGAGCTGCGCCGGCGCCGGCAGGCTAAGATCGAGGCGGCGCGCGAGGCCGAGGCCCGGCGGGCCGAGGAGGCGATGGCGATATGACGCCGGCGGGGGCGGAGACCCCCTCCCCCGGCCCCTCTCCCCACGAGGGGGAGGTGAGGCACTTAGCCCTGGCCCAATGGGCCGGGGCGGCGTTCTTCAGTGAGCAGCACGTTGGCCTCGACCTGACCCAGGCCTGGCAGGGTCATGATGCGGCGGCGGAGTACACGCTCGAAATCGGCGATGTCGCGGGCGACCACGCGCAGGCGGTAATCGAACAGGCCGAGGACGTGCTGGACCACCTGCACCTCGGGGATGGCGGTCACGGCGCGTTCGAAATCTTCCAGGCTGACGCGGCCCTTGGTGGCGAGTTTCACGCCAAGGAAGACGGTCACGCCGAAGCCGAGCGCGGCGCGGTCGACCTCGATGCGGCGGCCTGCCAGCACGCCGGCCTCTTCCAGCCGCTTCACGCGGCGCCAGGCGGCGGGCTGGCTGAGACCCAGGCGGCGGCCCAGGTCTCCGGCGCCCAGGGTGCCGTCTTCGGCCAGGGCGCGCAGGAGCGCGCGGTCGAGATCGTCGAGGTCGATCATATCGGAAGCGCCTCGCCGTCGCGGATGGTCGAGACCAGCATCAGCGCCTCGACCTCGGCGATGTGGGGCAGCGTCAGGATGCGGTGGCGGTAGATCTCCTGCCAGTGGCCCATGTCGCGGGCGATGACGTTCAGGCGGACATCGACGCGGCCGAGGAAGGTCTCGATGCCGGTGACCTCGGGAACCTCGCGGGCGGCGGCGATGAATTCGTCGAAGGCGCGGGGATTGGTCTTGTCCAGCGTGAAGCGCAAGCTGACCTCGACCTCGTAGCCGAGTTTGCGCCAGTCGATGACGGCGCGTTCGGCGCGGATCACACCGCCCGCGCGCAGCCGGTCGAGCCGCCGGCCGAGCGTGGCCGGAGTGACGCCGGCGCGGTCTGCGAGCGCGCTGCGCGGGGCGCCGGGGTCGGCGAGATAGTGGCGCAGGATGCGGCGGTCGGTGTCGTCGATCTGCATGGAATTTTCATATGACGGCAGTGTGACGCATGATCCTGTCACCGATCTGGCGGAACTTGTCAAAGTTTGCACGATGGATTGGCGGAAAACCCCTATGCTGCGCGCCACCAACAAGCAAAGGAGCGCCCCGATGCGCGTGTATTACGACCGCGACTGCGATGTGAACCTGGTGAAGGACAAGAAGGTCGCCATCCTCGGCTACGGCAGCCAGGGCCATGCCCATGCGCTGAACCTGCGCGATTCGGGGGCGAAGAACCTGGTGATCGCGCTGCGGCCCGGCTCGCCCTCGGCCAAGAAGGCCGAAGCGGAAGGGCTGAAGGTCATGGGCATTGCCGAGGCCGCGGCCTGGGCCGACCTGATCATGTTCACCATGCCCGACGAGTTGCAGGCCGAGACCTACAAGAAGTATGTCCACGACAACCTGCGCGAAGGCGCGGCGATTGCCTTTGCGCACGGCCTGAACGTGCACTTCGGCCTGATCGAGCCGAAGAAGGGCGTGGACGTCATCATGATGGCGCCCAAGGGTCCGGGCCACACCGTGCGCGGCGAGTATGTGAAGGGCGGCGGCGTGCCCTGCCTGGTGGCCGTTCATCAGGACGCTTCGGGCAAGGCGATGGAACTGGCGCTGTCCTATTGCTCGGGCATCGGCGGCGGACGGTCGGGGATCATCGAGACCAACTTCCGCCAGGAATGCGAGACCGACCTGTTCGGCGAGCAGGCCGTGCTGTGCGGCGGCTTGGTCGAACTGATCCGCATGGGCTTTGAAACCCTGGTGGAAGCCGGCTACGAGCCCGAGATGGCCTATTTCGAGTGCCTGCACGAAGTGAAGCTGATCGTGGACCTGATCTACGAAGGCGGCATTGCCAACATGAACTACTCGATCTCGAACACGGCCGAGTATGGGGAATATGTCTCGGGTCCGCGGATCCTGCCCTATGACGAGACCAAGGCACGGATGAAGGCGGTTCTGACCGACATCCAGACCGGCAAGTTCGTGTCGGAGTTCATGCAGGAAAATGCGGTCGGCCAGCCCTTCTTCAAGGCCACGCGCCGCCGCAACGACGAGCACCAGATCGAACAGGTCGGCGAGAAGCTGCGCGCCATGATGCCCTGGATTTCCAAGGGCAAGATGGTGGACCGCGCCCGGAACTGACCGGGGCCGATTCGAGGGCGTCCGAGCTCGGACGCTCTTTCCAACCAAGCGATTTCAATGGGTTGCGAAGCCGCATTAACTTGGCGTTAGGAAAAGGGGCCCGTCTTGGCGGGCCCCTTTCTCGATTCCCTGCCTCTGTTTCCGGACGGCCGTGGTGGGAACCGTCACCGGGAGATGCTAGGCTTGGCCCGCGTCAGGACAGAACAGGAGGCGGCGATGACAACAGGGGCTGTGGGATTCTCGAGACGGTCGGTGCTGGGCGCCGCGGCGGGGGCGGCGGTTGGTGCGGGGCTTGGCCTGCCCGATCTTGTGCTGGCCCAGGCCACGACCGCCGAGGCCCCTGCCCCGGCTTCGGTGGGCGCGGCGGAGGCGGCGGTGGAGCGGCACCGCGACGCTATCCTGCGCATCAGCCGCGAGGTCTGGGATCTGGCGGAACTTTCGCTGGAAGAGGTGAAATCGGCGAAGGTCCATCTGCGCGAGCTGGAGGCGGCGGGGTTCCGCACGGTGTCCACCGGCACCTCGGGCTTTCCCACCGCCTTTGTCAGCGAATGGAGCCAGGGCACGGGCGGGCCGGTGGTGGGCTATCTGCCGGAATATGACGCCTTGCCCGATCTGGGAAATGCCGCCGAGCCGCGGCCGATGCCGGCCCCTTCGGGCAACCCGAACGGCCATGGCTGCGGGCACAATGCCCTGGGCGCGGGCTGCACCGGGGCGGCTATCGCGCTGAAGACCATGATGCAGGCCACCGGCACACCGGGGACCATCCGCGTCTATGGCTGTGCCGCCGAAGAGACCGAGGGCGTGAAGGTCTATATGGCGCGCGACGGGTTGTTCGACGATCTGGACGCGGCGCTGGCCTGGCATCCGGCGCCGCTGGCGGTGACGGGTGAGATCATGACGGCCGCAGTTGCGCAGGTGCAGGTGATCTTTCGCGGTCGCACGGCCCATGCGGGCAACGACCCCTGGGAGGGACGATCGGCGCTGAAGGCGGCAGAGCTGTTTGGCACCGGCATCCAGTTCATGCGCGAACACCTGCGGTCCACAGCGCGGATGCATTACATCTATGAGAGCGCCGGGGTTGCGCCGAACATCGTGCCGGAGTTCGCGCAGATCTGGCTGACCCTGCGGGGGCAGGACCGTGCCGAGGTCGATGCCCTTCTGGAATGGACCAAGCAGGTGGCCGATGGCGCGGCGCTGATGACGCAGACGACCGCGGAGTACGAACTGTTCCACGGGATGCTCGACCTTCTGCCCAACGGCCCGATGATCGCGCTGGCGCAGGCACACATGGCCGCGCGGCCGCCGGTCTGGACCGAGGCGGAACAGGGCTTTGCCAAGGGTTGCCAGAAGGAGATGGGCCTGCCCGAGGCCGGGCTGGCGACCACCGTTCTGCCGGTGATGGGGCCGCTGCGCGTGGGGGGCGGCACGGATGTGGGCGATGTCAGCTGGGTTGCGCCAGTGGGCATCTTCGGCTGGCCGAGCTTTGGCATCGGAACCTCGCTGCATACCTGGGCGGTGACGGCCTGCGGCGGCATGTCCATCGGCGACCGGGCGTCGCTGGATACGGCGCGGATCCTTGCGGGCATGGGGTATGACGTGATGACCGATGCCGGCCTGCGTTCGGCGGCGAAGGCCGATCTGGAGGCGCGTCGCGGCGGTGTGGCCTATGCGCCGATCCTGCCGGCAGACCGTAAGATCCCCTTGCGCCTGCCGGACTGGCTGCACAAGGCCGGCGGCGACGAGGTGGTCTCGTTCGCGTCCGAAGAGGGCTGAGAAACGTGCTGGACATC from Neotabrizicola shimadae includes:
- a CDS encoding ABC transporter permease is translated as MNKKSNLLYHLYFGAFLFYMFAPLAIMGGAAFNDNKLPSVYPWKGFTERWFVDLMNDQVMWTSLRNTILVALAVVIISLPIGTAGAILVNSIAGRVRAVLYVVMVAPILMPGAVIGISTLLFWNNVSVPPGLHLSVLGQVSYIAAFVMLLVLARLQSFDQALEEAALDLGASHAQVLRRVLLPHLSPALYAGAAIAFFQSIENFNVTLFTRGTSNTLTVYVFSKVRSGITPTINALALMLIAVTAILALVYELRRRRQAKIEAAREAEARRAEEAMAI
- a CDS encoding Lrp/AsnC family transcriptional regulator, with the protein product MQIDDTDRRILRHYLADPGAPRSALADRAGVTPATLGRRLDRLRAGGVIRAERAVIDWRKLGYEVEVSLRFTLDKTNPRAFDEFIAAAREVPEVTGIETFLGRVDVRLNVIARDMGHWQEIYRHRILTLPHIAEVEALMLVSTIRDGEALPI
- a CDS encoding amidohydrolase, with translation MTTGAVGFSRRSVLGAAAGAAVGAGLGLPDLVLAQATTAEAPAPASVGAAEAAVERHRDAILRISREVWDLAELSLEEVKSAKVHLRELEAAGFRTVSTGTSGFPTAFVSEWSQGTGGPVVGYLPEYDALPDLGNAAEPRPMPAPSGNPNGHGCGHNALGAGCTGAAIALKTMMQATGTPGTIRVYGCAAEETEGVKVYMARDGLFDDLDAALAWHPAPLAVTGEIMTAAVAQVQVIFRGRTAHAGNDPWEGRSALKAAELFGTGIQFMREHLRSTARMHYIYESAGVAPNIVPEFAQIWLTLRGQDRAEVDALLEWTKQVADGAALMTQTTAEYELFHGMLDLLPNGPMIALAQAHMAARPPVWTEAEQGFAKGCQKEMGLPEAGLATTVLPVMGPLRVGGGTDVGDVSWVAPVGIFGWPSFGIGTSLHTWAVTACGGMSIGDRASLDTARILAGMGYDVMTDAGLRSAAKADLEARRGGVAYAPILPADRKIPLRLPDWLHKAGGDEVVSFASEEG
- a CDS encoding Lrp/AsnC family transcriptional regulator, yielding MIDLDDLDRALLRALAEDGTLGAGDLGRRLGLSQPAAWRRVKRLEEAGVLAGRRIEVDRAALGFGVTVFLGVKLATKGRVSLEDFERAVTAIPEVQVVQHVLGLFDYRLRVVARDIADFERVLRRRIMTLPGLGQVEANVLLTEERRPGPLGQG
- the ilvC gene encoding ketol-acid reductoisomerase → MRVYYDRDCDVNLVKDKKVAILGYGSQGHAHALNLRDSGAKNLVIALRPGSPSAKKAEAEGLKVMGIAEAAAWADLIMFTMPDELQAETYKKYVHDNLREGAAIAFAHGLNVHFGLIEPKKGVDVIMMAPKGPGHTVRGEYVKGGGVPCLVAVHQDASGKAMELALSYCSGIGGGRSGIIETNFRQECETDLFGEQAVLCGGLVELIRMGFETLVEAGYEPEMAYFECLHEVKLIVDLIYEGGIANMNYSISNTAEYGEYVSGPRILPYDETKARMKAVLTDIQTGKFVSEFMQENAVGQPFFKATRRRNDEHQIEQVGEKLRAMMPWISKGKMVDRARN